A window from Sphingobacterium hotanense encodes these proteins:
- the nrdD gene encoding anaerobic ribonucleoside-triphosphate reductase, translated as MKILNDERQQVLQQHQQERSKCLVYTRVMGYHRPVESFNIGKQGEHKERTLFCEQHGKAAI; from the coding sequence ATGAAAATTTTGAATGATGAAAGACAGCAGGTGTTGCAGCAACATCAGCAAGAGCGTAGTAAATGTTTAGTTTATACACGCGTCATGGGATACCATCGTCCTGTAGAAAGCTTTAACATTGGAAAGCAAGGGGAACATAAGGAGCGAACCTTATTCTGTGAGCAACATGGCAAAGCCGCTATTTGA
- a CDS encoding anaerobic ribonucleoside-triphosphate reductase activating protein, which translates to MAKPLFDITPFTLLDYPHKAACIFWFVGCNMRCQYCYNPDIVFGKGKISVEDAISFLRSRKGLLQAVVLSGGECSIHKDVKTIAQKAKDLGYLVKIDTNGSSPKTLSALLDDDLIDYVSLDLKALEADFRAITAASTFHAFEESYRILQSSNISFEVRSTVHSALHSRANIEAMIEYLYELNYRGTYYLQVALNNVRTITDLPDSTYNIANLNFETTKLPVVIRG; encoded by the coding sequence ATGGCAAAGCCGCTATTTGATATCACCCCCTTCACCTTACTCGATTATCCTCATAAAGCAGCCTGCATCTTTTGGTTTGTAGGCTGCAATATGCGTTGTCAGTATTGCTACAACCCTGATATTGTTTTTGGAAAAGGGAAGATTAGTGTGGAAGACGCAATATCATTTTTGCGGTCGCGGAAAGGCCTTTTGCAAGCCGTGGTGCTCAGCGGGGGAGAGTGTAGCATACATAAAGACGTAAAAACCATTGCCCAAAAAGCAAAGGATCTTGGTTATTTAGTCAAGATCGATACAAACGGAAGCAGTCCTAAGACGCTGTCAGCGCTTTTAGATGATGATCTTATAGACTATGTTTCCTTAGATTTAAAGGCTTTGGAAGCTGACTTTAGAGCCATTACAGCCGCTAGTACTTTCCATGCCTTTGAGGAATCCTATCGTATTCTTCAATCCTCCAACATTTCTTTTGAAGTGCGCTCTACCGTTCATTCTGCACTGCACAGCCGTGCAAACATCGAAGCGATGATCGAATACCTATATGAACTGAACTATCGTGGAACTTACTACCTGCAAGTCGCATTGAACAATGTAAGGACAATAACAGACCTGCCAGATTCTACCTACAACATCGCTAATTTGAACTTCGAGACTACGAAACTTCCGGTTGTCATTCGTGGTTGA
- a CDS encoding S8 family serine peptidase, with protein MKFKSNWSIILSLCLLTQPSACRKDISPFGTYIDQKPAETEYKEAIIVYFKDKNNNKYTLLDPSSYLSDKAIQRRKIQKIAIDSTDLPVSRKYLSELLKESEGKLLNTSKWLNYAVIHLPEHKDNLEKIKSLSFVASIKTIGVHLPYQEPVVPPIKNETPFAAIASTNILDTLKVGAVNYGKTYGLLQQYEANLLHEKKFFGKGKTIAILSEGFGYLDEKPELIHLISEQKIKDSYDLLYNRSDISTTTTNGNNLLAMLGAINPQKFIGLSPKADYILLRTDQNGSQEPFYETSWVAGVERADSLGVDIISSSCVYGVKFNQPQFDMKAEQADGRSISSRVADQAFKKGIITVQMFPQESNGITFILPPADAKDIITAGNINKRNKPLWNVLNKPTADGRIKPELAVLAQEITVIYGWGDSYSTSDTPPILAGLIACLWEALPNKNAKEIKELLQQTASQSTNPDNKLGYGVPNFKKAYEQAK; from the coding sequence ATGAAATTTAAAAGTAACTGGTCTATAATCCTAAGCTTGTGTCTCTTAACACAACCCAGCGCCTGCCGAAAGGACATCTCTCCATTTGGCACTTACATAGACCAAAAACCAGCAGAAACGGAGTATAAAGAAGCAATCATTGTTTATTTTAAAGACAAAAACAATAATAAATACACCCTTCTAGATCCGTCAAGCTACCTTAGTGACAAAGCGATACAACGCAGAAAGATACAAAAGATAGCGATTGATTCTACCGACTTACCGGTAAGCAGGAAGTATTTGAGCGAGCTTCTGAAAGAAAGTGAAGGCAAGCTACTTAACACCTCAAAATGGTTGAACTATGCGGTTATTCACTTACCAGAACATAAAGATAACTTGGAAAAGATCAAATCTTTATCCTTTGTTGCATCAATCAAAACAATTGGAGTACATCTACCTTACCAGGAACCTGTTGTACCTCCGATCAAAAACGAGACACCGTTTGCCGCAATTGCCTCTACCAACATCTTAGACACCTTGAAGGTCGGTGCTGTTAATTATGGAAAAACCTATGGTTTACTACAACAATACGAGGCTAATTTATTACACGAGAAGAAGTTCTTTGGCAAAGGAAAGACCATCGCAATTCTCAGCGAAGGGTTTGGGTATTTAGATGAAAAACCTGAACTAATCCATTTAATATCGGAGCAAAAGATCAAGGATAGTTACGACTTGCTTTATAACCGCAGCGACATCAGTACGACGACCACCAATGGTAACAATCTCCTAGCTATGCTCGGAGCCATTAATCCGCAAAAGTTTATTGGCTTATCACCAAAAGCCGACTACATTTTGCTTCGTACGGATCAGAACGGTAGTCAAGAGCCCTTTTATGAAACCAGTTGGGTCGCAGGGGTCGAAAGAGCCGATAGCCTGGGCGTCGACATCATTAGCTCATCTTGTGTCTATGGCGTGAAATTCAATCAACCTCAATTTGATATGAAGGCCGAACAAGCCGATGGTCGCTCCATCAGCAGTAGAGTGGCTGATCAGGCTTTCAAAAAAGGCATCATCACGGTTCAAATGTTTCCGCAAGAGTCCAATGGTATCACCTTTATACTCCCTCCAGCAGATGCCAAGGATATTATTACAGCCGGCAATATCAACAAGCGGAATAAGCCATTGTGGAATGTCTTGAACAAGCCAACCGCCGATGGACGAATAAAGCCTGAACTAGCTGTGCTGGCGCAAGAAATTACTGTCATCTATGGATGGGGAGACTCATACAGCACCTCGGATACCCCTCCTATTCTGGCAGGGTTGATTGCCTGCTTATGGGAAGCCTTGCCAAACAAAAATGCCAAGGAAATAAAAGAACTATTGCAACAAACAGCCAGCCAAAGTACAAATCCAGACAACAAGCTGGGTTATGGTGTACCAAACTTTAAAAAAGCATATGAACAAGCCAAATAG
- a CDS encoding HmuY family protein, with the protein MTKPYFKFSTGEVVKKPGDDNWDICFEHAQLKINGGTMGNPVRTGNAKAIIVHTAYQNIKDIPNLSDLKQDDGRTDFALGYRSGGKTWYYMDENNFYMPYPEKTMFIQTADQKGFVKLQILSFYRDMPNLKGETYESISTRAGFFTFRYQYIEKGQRFH; encoded by the coding sequence ATGACCAAGCCTTACTTTAAGTTTAGCACGGGCGAAGTGGTCAAAAAACCAGGAGATGATAACTGGGACATTTGCTTTGAGCATGCACAGCTGAAAATTAATGGTGGTACCATGGGCAACCCGGTCCGTACAGGCAATGCGAAAGCCATTATTGTGCATACGGCCTATCAGAATATCAAAGACATCCCAAATTTAAGCGACTTAAAGCAAGATGACGGCAGGACGGATTTCGCCTTAGGCTATCGCAGCGGTGGGAAAACTTGGTATTACATGGATGAAAATAATTTCTACATGCCCTATCCTGAAAAGACAATGTTTATTCAAACGGCCGATCAAAAGGGATTTGTAAAACTACAGATCTTAAGCTTCTACCGAGATATGCCTAATCTGAAAGGTGAGACTTATGAGTCCATCAGCACGCGCGCAGGCTTCTTCACCTTCCGATATCAATACATAGAGAAAGGACAACGATTCCATTAA